Proteins encoded in a region of the Peptococcus niger genome:
- the rpmF gene encoding 50S ribosomal protein L32 has translation MGVQKSKRSKARRNIKRSAWSKLNAVSAMTCPNCHEPKLPHHVCPSCGHYDGRVVGAEKVPATTAAQDDE, from the coding sequence ATGGGTGTCCAAAAAAGTAAACGATCCAAAGCCAGAAGAAACATCAAGCGCAGCGCTTGGTCTAAACTGAACGCTGTTTCCGCAATGACGTGTCCGAACTGTCATGAACCGAAATTACCCCACCATGTTTGCCCGTCTTGCGGTCATTATGATGGCCGTGTAGTCGGTGCCGAAAAAGTTCCGGCAACGACAGCTGCACAGGATGACGAATAA
- a CDS encoding nucleotidyltransferase family protein, producing the protein MQVCGIIAEFNPFHKGHDRLLTAVREQLPEARLVCVMSGPFTQRGEPAILDKWARAEAAVAAGMNVVFELHSAWATASLQSFSFGAVKTLAATGLVTHLAFGSESGNLPELNHMAALLQRPTATFQQVLKAALAKGAPFAVAQQGALEMACGARGLQDRPNDRLAISYLRFAPTDWTALAVQRDTCHDGALSARAIRQALQQNRLPANYLTAESASQLKKATTNGWLWPHLADFYTALQLRLINLPVAEISRITGCSEGMAVRLRRAARTAESFDAWLDTALDRHLFETTLSRAALQLLLPVSTPAQVPYLRVLAADAEGRRCLRAIQQTASTPLVTNTGRDGKKLTSKAQAALQADVARQEATRLLQTAPAYRRPMRDYYEPPRMV; encoded by the coding sequence ATGCAGGTGTGTGGGATTATCGCGGAATTTAATCCCTTCCATAAGGGACACGACCGTTTATTAACCGCTGTGCGCGAACAGCTTCCGGAAGCCCGGCTGGTCTGTGTGATGAGCGGACCCTTTACGCAACGTGGTGAACCGGCTATTTTAGACAAGTGGGCGCGCGCTGAAGCAGCCGTCGCTGCCGGAATGAATGTGGTTTTTGAATTGCACAGCGCTTGGGCGACCGCATCCTTGCAGTCCTTTAGCTTCGGCGCGGTGAAAACATTGGCCGCCACCGGCCTTGTCACCCACTTGGCCTTTGGTAGTGAGTCCGGTAACCTGCCAGAATTAAACCACATGGCGGCCCTGCTCCAAAGACCGACGGCCACTTTCCAACAGGTCTTGAAAGCGGCCCTGGCCAAAGGCGCTCCCTTTGCCGTCGCTCAACAAGGGGCTCTTGAAATGGCCTGTGGCGCCAGAGGCTTACAAGATCGGCCCAATGACCGCCTGGCCATATCCTACCTCCGGTTTGCCCCAACCGACTGGACAGCCCTGGCCGTCCAACGGGACACCTGCCATGACGGTGCCTTGTCGGCCCGGGCCATCCGCCAGGCCTTACAGCAAAACCGTCTACCGGCGAATTATTTAACGGCGGAAAGCGCCAGTCAACTAAAAAAAGCCACCACAAATGGATGGCTTTGGCCGCACCTGGCCGATTTTTATACCGCCTTACAGTTGCGCCTTATCAATCTACCTGTGGCAGAAATTAGCCGCATAACCGGTTGTAGTGAGGGCATGGCGGTACGCCTGCGTCGGGCAGCCAGGACAGCAGAAAGCTTTGATGCCTGGCTGGATACGGCCCTAGACCGTCACCTTTTTGAGACCACCCTATCCCGGGCGGCCCTCCAGCTCTTACTGCCGGTTTCCACCCCTGCTCAGGTACCTTACTTACGGGTCCTGGCTGCCGATGCAGAGGGCCGTCGCTGTTTACGAGCCATTCAACAAACAGCCTCTACCCCGCTGGTCACCAATACCGGCCGCGACGGGAAAAAGCTGACGTCTAAAGCCCAGGCCGCCTTACAGGCAGATGTGGCGCGCCAGGAGGCCACCCGTCTCTTACAGACGGCCCCTGCCTACCGGCGCCCCATGCGCGACTATTATGAACCGCCACGCATGGTCTAA
- a CDS encoding (Fe-S)-binding protein, whose protein sequence is MIDGRHIRPRDMGIRGEQLTTVNDKKHLMPLPAPFEDPASWPEIEEAKPEWRDTYYADLDGFIALDDFKRPQTKEEEDELVNKFLKGLEKLLNDEANKGMIQVLDLTMEYCAKCNTCSDACHLFVATDRNEIYRPTYRIDVLRRIIKGYINPPKGKLGRWKAKFTGADVDLNWETIMRLAESAYRCNLCRRCAQACPLALDNGSLAKEIRKIFSQEMDIAPKPVHDRGAKIQLRTGSSTGITRAAFLDTVEFLDEDLNDLYPGNNYEVPIDKKGADILLIHNAGEYMAWPENPMAFEILFNEAGLSWTLSSDMIGYDNVNYGIWYDDKMARDIALQQIEAAKKLGVNRIVVGECGHAHKAISVVSDRFSPAKDRVPVESFLPMLRDLVLGGTYDLDPMRNDFAVTLHDPCNFVRQMGVVQPQRDIINAVVPKGRFMEMYPHGVDNYCCGGGSGFAIMNSMNFPAYRENISTRMKLKQVLDAFGPENIYNKDLVKYICAPCSNCKGTFREMLKYWGLTENYNFQYAGLVELVVNAMTKFDTPYFEWMRDDADEFSMM, encoded by the coding sequence ATGATAGATGGACGTCATATTCGCCCGCGCGATATGGGTATCCGTGGAGAACAATTAACCACTGTCAACGACAAAAAGCACCTCATGCCTTTACCGGCACCCTTCGAAGATCCGGCCTCCTGGCCTGAAATTGAAGAAGCAAAACCGGAATGGCGTGACACCTATTATGCTGACCTGGACGGGTTCATCGCTTTGGATGACTTTAAACGGCCACAAACCAAAGAAGAAGAGGATGAACTGGTCAATAAGTTCTTAAAAGGTCTTGAAAAACTGCTCAATGATGAAGCCAACAAGGGCATGATTCAGGTCTTGGATTTGACCATGGAATATTGCGCCAAATGCAATACTTGCTCAGATGCCTGCCACCTGTTCGTCGCAACCGACCGCAATGAAATTTATCGCCCGACTTACCGCATTGATGTCTTGCGACGCATCATCAAGGGCTACATCAATCCGCCGAAAGGCAAATTGGGCCGCTGGAAGGCAAAATTCACCGGCGCAGATGTGGATTTGAACTGGGAAACCATTATGCGATTGGCAGAAAGCGCTTACCGCTGCAACCTTTGCCGCCGTTGCGCCCAGGCCTGCCCCTTGGCTTTGGACAATGGGTCCTTGGCCAAAGAAATCCGTAAAATCTTCTCTCAGGAAATGGATATCGCACCGAAACCGGTTCACGATCGCGGCGCTAAAATCCAATTGCGGACCGGTTCTTCTACCGGTATTACCAGAGCCGCTTTCCTGGATACTGTTGAGTTCTTGGATGAAGACTTAAATGACCTTTACCCGGGCAACAACTATGAAGTGCCTATTGATAAAAAAGGCGCTGACATTCTTCTGATTCATAACGCCGGCGAGTATATGGCTTGGCCAGAAAACCCCATGGCATTTGAAATTTTATTCAACGAAGCCGGCTTGTCCTGGACTCTTTCCAGCGATATGATTGGCTATGACAACGTCAACTACGGCATCTGGTATGATGACAAAATGGCCCGCGACATCGCTCTGCAACAAATCGAAGCCGCTAAAAAGCTTGGCGTTAATCGTATTGTCGTCGGCGAATGTGGTCATGCCCACAAGGCCATCAGCGTCGTCAGCGACCGTTTCTCACCAGCAAAAGACCGGGTACCGGTTGAAAGCTTCTTGCCTATGCTGCGCGATTTGGTGTTAGGCGGAACCTATGACCTGGATCCCATGCGCAATGATTTTGCCGTCACCCTACATGACCCTTGCAACTTTGTACGCCAGATGGGTGTTGTACAACCGCAGCGTGACATCATCAACGCAGTGGTGCCAAAAGGCCGGTTCATGGAAATGTACCCGCACGGGGTTGACAACTACTGCTGTGGCGGTGGCTCCGGCTTTGCCATCATGAACAGCATGAACTTCCCGGCCTATCGTGAAAACATCTCTACTCGTATGAAACTCAAACAAGTATTGGATGCTTTTGGACCGGAGAACATTTACAACAAAGATTTGGTCAAATACATTTGCGCTCCCTGCTCCAACTGCAAGGGGACTTTCCGCGAAATGCTCAAATACTGGGGTCTCACTGAAAACTATAACTTCCAGTATGCCGGCTTAGTGGAACTGGTCGTCAACGCCATGACAAAATTCGATACACCTTATTTCGAATGGATGCGCGATGACGCCGATGAATTTTCCATGATGTAA
- a CDS encoding UvrD-helicase domain-containing protein translates to MKRTAAQEKAVYLRNQDILVSAAAGSGKTRVLIDRIVAMVSEEHISLEEMLVVTFTRAAAGELKDRLAKGLEDALQLAMAAGDQERIKFLRHQLTALPQANVSTLHAFCAKMLRRYFQAAGVEPNFRVLQSAPAGKLLNEALTDVFDAAYESGEDQFSDLIWAYGTANDDANVRRLVTRLLQAARAHPVPSAWLDQLGQEAPEVLPEAVTSAFQQVLEATAEQMMAALESMARLLESPEAERLSPYRDTVVEDQGLVTAVDQAACLQVPEALALLTDLQPARLKAVRLKKEDDEAVRDLQETFKRLRESGIKAPLTHLRKLLPAGGMAQVIADRQGTLPRLYALGQLTKAVMERYEALKAEKNSLDFADLETRFLALLADDESQAMIRRETAYIFFDEYQDANQIQEEIIKALATPRQLFFVGDVKQAIYRFRQSDPALFLARYHAYEGREQGDQALIHLSENFRSQPRILHACNAVFQPLMTSALGDIDYSAPGQALVPGQEPSEADCPAEFVWLADDQVPQDASPHYAEGRWIADRIRRLVAEEGKHYRDMAVLMRTPRTHLAEYEQAFNDAEVPYYSENSLVGFENMEVRLFLDMLRVIDNDSYDEPLLAVLVSPFGGCSDDDLANIRLQEPEGRFSAAARWVAAEGEGPTANKLQLFYDRLSRYRLRLKMISPDLFAEELLQSSGYGDFLQAMPHGAERYANVCALIDLMRTYGDFSHAGLDGFLRHVEEIKKAPGDSLQPAVALTEQDDCVRIMSIHKSKGLGFDTVFLADLYHRFNMRDTSEALLVHPSLGCALDVVQLDKHTVRPSFEKKLSAFHMRRENISEEVRLLYVAMTRAIKRLFLVGRIPEKEVPPLGDGALPFALAAGRSYGDWLYTLTEAGLLPTADLCIRHEEISWEVSEGESRLQPSDLPFDPQALKELTRRLAQAYPYAEAAEEPYKKTVSQLSAENRLVDDVSGAWPTYFKGALAKEHHRRPDFLDGKWHFTAREQGTLLHRAVQLLPNRPYTAEQLTQALEDLVQRALMTVDEVAAIERPLLLDYYASDTAAVLRQYQDSVEQEVSFTMFYEDHLIDGQIDLIYRDEAGYHIIDFKSDRQVQPEDYRLQLELYAKALAEARRVPVISKSLYWLRHGVRTVIQ, encoded by the coding sequence ATGAAACGGACGGCAGCTCAAGAAAAAGCAGTTTATTTACGCAATCAGGATATTTTGGTGTCAGCGGCCGCCGGCAGCGGAAAAACGCGGGTCCTCATTGACCGCATTGTTGCCATGGTATCTGAAGAGCATATTTCACTGGAAGAAATGCTGGTGGTCACCTTTACCCGTGCAGCCGCCGGTGAATTAAAGGATCGGCTGGCAAAAGGCTTGGAAGATGCGCTCCAGCTGGCGATGGCGGCTGGAGATCAGGAGCGGATCAAATTTTTACGGCACCAGCTAACGGCACTCCCCCAAGCCAATGTCAGCACCCTGCATGCTTTTTGTGCCAAAATGCTGCGGCGTTACTTTCAAGCGGCCGGTGTAGAACCGAATTTTCGCGTTTTGCAAAGTGCGCCGGCCGGCAAATTGCTGAACGAAGCCTTGACCGATGTTTTTGATGCGGCGTATGAAAGTGGGGAGGACCAGTTTAGCGATTTGATTTGGGCTTACGGGACAGCCAATGACGATGCGAATGTACGCCGGCTGGTTACCCGCTTGCTGCAAGCTGCACGGGCGCATCCTGTGCCCTCGGCCTGGCTGGACCAATTGGGTCAGGAGGCCCCTGAAGTGCTGCCGGAGGCTGTTACAAGCGCCTTTCAACAAGTGCTGGAAGCAACGGCCGAGCAGATGATGGCGGCATTGGAGAGTATGGCCCGCTTGTTGGAATCGCCGGAAGCGGAAAGGCTCAGTCCCTATCGGGATACGGTGGTGGAGGATCAGGGCTTGGTCACGGCGGTTGACCAGGCCGCTTGCCTGCAAGTGCCGGAGGCCTTGGCCCTTTTAACCGATTTACAGCCGGCGCGGTTAAAAGCTGTGCGGTTAAAGAAGGAGGATGACGAGGCGGTCCGTGACCTTCAGGAGACCTTTAAGCGGTTGCGCGAAAGTGGCATTAAGGCCCCGCTGACCCATTTGCGTAAGCTCTTGCCGGCCGGTGGCATGGCCCAAGTCATTGCAGACAGGCAGGGCACTTTACCGCGTTTATATGCCCTGGGCCAATTAACAAAGGCGGTTATGGAGCGGTATGAGGCTCTAAAAGCAGAGAAAAACAGCTTAGATTTTGCCGATCTAGAGACGCGATTTTTGGCCTTGCTGGCGGATGACGAGAGCCAGGCAATGATTCGCCGGGAGACGGCCTATATTTTCTTTGATGAATACCAGGATGCCAATCAAATACAGGAGGAAATTATCAAGGCCTTGGCCACCCCACGCCAGCTTTTCTTTGTCGGCGATGTCAAGCAGGCCATCTATCGCTTTCGTCAGTCTGATCCGGCTTTGTTTTTGGCGCGTTACCATGCCTACGAGGGCAGGGAGCAGGGGGACCAAGCCCTAATTCACCTATCGGAAAATTTCCGGTCCCAGCCGCGTATCTTACACGCCTGTAACGCTGTTTTTCAGCCCTTAATGACGTCGGCCTTGGGCGACATTGACTATTCTGCACCGGGGCAGGCCCTGGTTCCCGGACAAGAGCCATCAGAGGCCGATTGCCCTGCAGAATTTGTCTGGCTGGCGGATGATCAAGTACCGCAAGACGCGTCCCCCCACTATGCTGAAGGCCGCTGGATTGCTGACCGGATCCGGCGGCTGGTGGCGGAAGAAGGTAAACATTATCGGGATATGGCGGTCTTAATGCGGACGCCCCGCACCCATTTGGCAGAATATGAACAGGCCTTTAATGACGCGGAAGTGCCCTACTACTCGGAGAACAGCCTGGTCGGGTTTGAAAACATGGAAGTTAGGCTTTTTCTGGACATGCTGCGTGTTATCGACAACGACAGCTATGATGAACCCTTGCTGGCGGTGCTTGTATCACCCTTTGGAGGGTGTAGCGATGATGACCTGGCCAACATTCGCCTGCAAGAGCCGGAAGGCCGGTTTTCTGCCGCTGCCCGTTGGGTGGCTGCTGAGGGAGAAGGACCTACGGCAAATAAACTGCAGCTTTTTTATGATCGACTGAGCCGCTATCGCTTGCGGTTGAAAATGATTTCACCGGATCTTTTTGCTGAAGAATTGCTCCAATCGTCCGGCTACGGGGATTTTCTTCAGGCCATGCCGCATGGCGCCGAGCGTTACGCCAATGTATGCGCCTTGATTGATTTAATGCGGACTTATGGAGACTTTTCGCATGCCGGACTGGATGGCTTCTTGCGCCATGTCGAAGAAATAAAAAAAGCGCCCGGTGACAGCTTGCAACCGGCGGTTGCCCTGACCGAGCAAGATGACTGTGTGCGCATCATGAGCATTCATAAGAGCAAGGGGCTGGGGTTTGATACGGTATTCCTAGCAGACCTATATCACCGCTTCAATATGCGGGATACCAGTGAGGCGCTGTTGGTTCACCCCAGCTTGGGCTGTGCCCTGGATGTGGTCCAACTGGACAAGCATACCGTGCGGCCGTCATTTGAAAAGAAACTCAGCGCTTTTCACATGCGGCGGGAAAATATCAGCGAAGAGGTTCGGCTTTTGTATGTGGCAATGACCCGGGCCATCAAGCGCTTGTTTCTGGTCGGCAGAATACCTGAAAAAGAAGTCCCGCCCCTTGGCGACGGGGCCCTGCCCTTTGCCCTGGCGGCCGGACGGTCTTACGGGGATTGGCTGTACACCTTGACAGAGGCGGGACTTCTGCCAACGGCAGATTTATGTATAAGGCACGAAGAAATTTCCTGGGAGGTGTCGGAGGGGGAAAGTCGGTTACAGCCGTCTGACTTGCCCTTTGATCCACAGGCACTCAAGGAATTGACCCGCCGCTTGGCTCAAGCTTATCCCTATGCGGAAGCAGCCGAAGAACCCTATAAAAAAACCGTCAGCCAGTTATCGGCGGAAAACCGACTGGTTGACGATGTGAGTGGGGCCTGGCCGACCTACTTTAAGGGCGCCTTGGCTAAAGAGCACCACCGACGCCCTGATTTTCTGGACGGGAAATGGCATTTTACCGCGCGAGAACAAGGGACCTTGCTCCACCGCGCAGTCCAGCTCTTGCCAAACCGGCCCTATACAGCCGAGCAGTTGACCCAGGCCTTGGAGGACTTGGTCCAGCGTGCGCTGATGACGGTTGATGAAGTCGCCGCCATTGAAAGACCCCTCCTGCTGGACTATTATGCAAGCGATACAGCGGCCGTTTTGCGGCAATATCAGGACAGCGTGGAACAGGAAGTGTCCTTCACCATGTTTTACGAGGATCATTTGATTGACGGTCAGATTGATTTAATTTATCGGGATGAGGCAGGTTACCATATTATTGATTTCAAAAGCGATCGGCAGGTTCAGCCTGAAGACTACCGGTTGCAATTGGAGCTTTATGCCAAGGCGCTAGCAGAGGCCCGCCGGGTACCCGTAATCAGTAAAAGCCTGTATTGGCTCCGCCATGGGGTGCGGACGGTGATTCAATAG
- the typA gene encoding translational GTPase TypA: MRDENNIRNIAIIAHVDHGKTTLVDQLLRQSGTFRDNETVAERVMDKNDLEREKGITILAKNTSIDYQGVRMNIVDTPGHADFGGEVERIMTMVDGVILVVDAFEGCMPQTRFVLKKALAANLVPIVIINKMDKSFVRPAEVLDEVYDLFIDLNANEEQLDFPVLYAVGVKGICGTEPDLSATTDLKALLDQIVTTIPAPKGDRNASLQAQVTLMDYNEYVGKMGICTIKRGMLHLGDSVAIMNRQGDVRQVRVNKLYGFDGLKQVDIEEAGAGDIVAIGGLGEINVGETICDVNRLDPLPFIEIEEPTLEMRFLINNSPFAGQDGEPLTSRKLRERLLKECEADIALQVSDTDSADAFRVAGRGELHLAILIEKMRREGLEFQVSMPQVIYKEVDGVRCEPFEFVTLDIPEDYIGDVMNELNRRHGVMQQMMPRGSETRLEFIVPTRGLVGFRTQFLTLTHGYGIMNATYEDHRPFAGTFTTRDGGVLVVFETGVSTAYGLKAAEERGELFIGPGVNVYEGMVIGEANRSQDVPINVCKTKKLTNTRAAGKDDAIQLKGARSMSLEECIAFLAQDEYLEVTPQHLRLRKRFLRLADRQKYAKHADQ; this comes from the coding sequence ATGCGAGACGAAAATAACATTCGAAATATAGCCATCATTGCACACGTTGACCACGGGAAAACGACCTTAGTGGACCAACTTTTGCGTCAAAGCGGGACCTTTCGTGACAATGAAACCGTGGCCGAAAGAGTCATGGATAAAAATGATTTGGAGCGCGAAAAAGGCATTACCATTTTAGCAAAAAATACCTCCATTGATTATCAAGGCGTTCGCATGAACATTGTCGATACGCCGGGGCACGCTGATTTTGGTGGTGAAGTGGAACGCATCATGACCATGGTCGATGGCGTCATTTTGGTTGTGGATGCCTTTGAAGGCTGCATGCCCCAAACCCGGTTCGTGCTTAAAAAAGCCCTGGCGGCCAATCTGGTGCCGATTGTCATTATCAATAAAATGGATAAATCCTTTGTTCGACCGGCCGAGGTCTTGGATGAGGTATATGACTTGTTCATTGATCTGAATGCTAATGAAGAGCAACTTGATTTCCCTGTGCTGTACGCCGTTGGCGTTAAGGGCATTTGTGGAACGGAGCCGGATTTATCCGCAACAACAGACCTCAAGGCCTTGCTGGATCAAATCGTCACCACTATTCCGGCCCCGAAGGGCGATAGAAATGCCAGTTTGCAGGCTCAGGTCACACTGATGGATTATAACGAATACGTGGGCAAAATGGGGATTTGTACCATTAAGCGGGGTATGCTGCACCTTGGTGACTCGGTGGCGATTATGAACCGCCAAGGAGATGTTCGCCAAGTGCGTGTCAATAAATTGTACGGGTTTGACGGCTTAAAGCAGGTGGATATTGAAGAAGCCGGCGCCGGGGATATTGTGGCCATTGGTGGCCTGGGCGAGATTAATGTCGGTGAAACTATTTGCGATGTTAACCGCTTGGATCCCTTGCCCTTTATAGAAATAGAAGAACCAACGCTGGAAATGCGGTTCTTGATCAATAATTCGCCTTTTGCGGGACAAGACGGGGAACCGCTGACCAGTCGAAAACTTAGAGAACGGTTGCTGAAAGAGTGTGAAGCGGATATTGCCCTGCAAGTCAGCGACACCGATTCAGCGGATGCCTTCCGTGTGGCCGGCCGCGGCGAGCTGCATTTGGCCATTTTAATCGAAAAAATGCGCCGTGAAGGGCTGGAGTTTCAAGTTTCCATGCCGCAAGTTATCTATAAAGAAGTTGACGGTGTGAGATGCGAGCCCTTTGAATTTGTCACCTTGGATATTCCGGAAGACTACATTGGCGATGTGATGAATGAATTGAATCGCCGTCATGGCGTTATGCAGCAAATGATGCCGCGCGGCAGTGAAACCCGTCTTGAATTTATTGTACCGACACGCGGTTTGGTTGGCTTCCGGACCCAGTTCTTGACATTAACTCACGGCTATGGGATTATGAATGCAACCTATGAAGACCACCGTCCCTTTGCAGGGACTTTTACCACCCGGGATGGTGGCGTTCTGGTCGTTTTTGAAACCGGGGTTTCCACTGCTTACGGCCTGAAGGCTGCCGAAGAACGAGGCGAACTGTTTATCGGTCCGGGCGTGAACGTGTACGAGGGGATGGTCATCGGCGAAGCCAACCGTAGTCAAGATGTTCCCATCAATGTGTGCAAAACGAAAAAATTAACCAATACCCGTGCAGCCGGTAAAGACGATGCCATTCAATTAAAGGGTGCCCGAAGCATGTCCTTGGAAGAATGCATTGCCTTTTTGGCACAGGATGAATATCTGGAAGTCACGCCTCAGCATTTGCGCTTGAGAAAACGCTTTTTACGTCTGGCTGATCGCCAAAAGTACGCAAAACACGCAGATCAATAA
- a CDS encoding class I SAM-dependent methyltransferase has product MADFAEKSKEYDAWYETPLGRFVDARETECALSLLPVKMGKNILDVGCGTGRFTLKMSLLGHRMTGIDLSAEMLAIARQKLKYAGLAPRLHEMDITNMDFANESFDGVVSMALFEFIQDSKKALDECFRVVRPGGYIMIGTITRDSTWGAEYLTHMPREDSVFHEAAFKTMEEMKALAPDYLLAARESVFVPPNAGPEALTLENEMRLSQSERGAFACLLWQKPPVV; this is encoded by the coding sequence ATGGCGGATTTTGCCGAAAAATCAAAGGAATATGATGCTTGGTATGAGACACCCCTTGGACGGTTTGTAGACGCCAGAGAGACGGAATGTGCCCTGTCCCTTCTGCCAGTGAAAATGGGGAAAAATATCCTGGATGTCGGCTGCGGGACAGGTCGATTTACTTTGAAAATGAGCCTTTTGGGCCACCGCATGACCGGCATTGACCTGTCAGCTGAAATGCTTGCCATTGCCCGGCAAAAGCTGAAATACGCCGGTTTAGCACCGCGACTTCATGAAATGGACATCACCAATATGGATTTTGCCAATGAGAGCTTTGACGGTGTTGTTTCTATGGCGCTTTTTGAATTTATCCAGGACAGTAAAAAAGCCTTGGATGAATGTTTTCGCGTGGTGCGGCCCGGCGGCTATATCATGATTGGCACTATTACCCGGGATTCCACTTGGGGAGCAGAGTACCTAACCCACATGCCTCGTGAAGATTCGGTTTTTCATGAGGCGGCCTTTAAAACCATGGAAGAAATGAAAGCCTTGGCGCCGGATTATTTGCTTGCGGCGCGGGAGTCGGTTTTTGTTCCCCCGAATGCCGGGCCGGAAGCCTTAACTTTGGAAAATGAGATGCGGTTAAGTCAAAGCGAAAGAGGGGCTTTTGCCTGCTTACTCTGGCAAAAACCGCCTGTTGTCTAA
- a CDS encoding YceD family protein — MLSLNLASVRPQVQSDVPFHFEAAALPLLPAGYHFVDGLKVSGIFRVAQYEMQMLGHMSGHLVVPCDRCLTPVHINVQADIDENLVYALDIPNVIKPGEEMGDLEERYWIYDKTMYDFEPLLVNTLLQTLPVTVLCREDCKGLCPKCGQNLNLGDCQCETIEIDPRWAKLAQLRDGEVE; from the coding sequence ATGCTGTCACTGAATTTGGCATCGGTTCGACCACAAGTACAATCCGATGTGCCGTTTCACTTTGAAGCGGCAGCTTTGCCTTTGTTACCTGCAGGCTACCATTTTGTCGATGGGCTTAAGGTTAGCGGCATTTTTCGTGTTGCCCAATACGAGATGCAAATGCTTGGCCATATGAGCGGGCACTTGGTGGTGCCCTGTGATCGGTGCTTGACACCGGTTCACATCAATGTGCAGGCAGATATTGATGAAAATTTGGTGTATGCCTTAGACATCCCCAATGTCATAAAACCGGGTGAAGAGATGGGTGACTTGGAAGAACGCTATTGGATTTATGACAAGACCATGTACGATTTTGAACCATTGCTGGTGAATACGCTTTTGCAAACCTTGCCGGTGACGGTTTTGTGCCGGGAGGATTGTAAAGGCTTGTGTCCCAAGTGTGGGCAAAATCTTAATCTGGGCGATTGTCAATGTGAAACCATTGAAATTGATCCGCGGTGGGCCAAATTGGCACAACTGCGAGACGGGGAGGTGGAATAA